The Elusimicrobiota bacterium genome has a segment encoding these proteins:
- the fabG gene encoding 3-oxoacyl-[acyl-carrier-protein] reductase → MSPETAVQTQAPSVRRLTGKVAIVTGAAQGIGLAISDLFCREGASVVMVDIDFAAVEQSAKKLEASGARTLGLKADVTRHEDCEAVVKAALDKLGKIDILVNNAGITRDNLVLRMSEADWDLVLDVNLKGAFNFTKAALRPMLKAHSGRIVNIASIVGEEGNGGQANYSASKGGLIAMTKSCAREFASRNILVNAVAPGFIKTRLTEVIPEAEKAKLMNKILLGRMGEPIDVARAVLFLSCEESSYVTGHVLNVNGGGYM, encoded by the coding sequence ATGAGTCCAGAAACAGCCGTTCAAACTCAAGCCCCGTCCGTCCGACGGCTCACGGGGAAGGTCGCCATCGTCACTGGAGCGGCGCAGGGCATTGGTCTGGCCATTTCCGATCTTTTCTGCCGGGAAGGCGCTAGCGTCGTGATGGTCGACATCGATTTCGCCGCGGTCGAACAATCGGCCAAGAAGCTTGAGGCTTCGGGCGCCAGAACCCTCGGCCTCAAGGCCGACGTCACCCGCCACGAGGATTGCGAGGCCGTCGTCAAGGCCGCCTTGGATAAATTGGGGAAAATTGATATATTGGTCAACAATGCCGGCATCACGCGCGACAACCTGGTTCTCAGAATGTCGGAGGCCGATTGGGACCTGGTCCTCGACGTCAACCTCAAGGGGGCCTTCAACTTCACCAAGGCCGCGCTCCGCCCGATGCTCAAGGCGCACTCGGGCCGGATCGTGAACATCGCCTCGATCGTCGGGGAGGAAGGAAACGGCGGCCAGGCCAATTATTCGGCCTCCAAAGGCGGCCTCATCGCCATGACCAAATCCTGCGCCAGGGAGTTCGCCTCGCGCAACATCCTGGTCAACGCCGTGGCCCCGGGATTCATCAAGACGCGGCTTACCGAGGTCATCCCGGAGGCCGAGAAAGCCAAGCTCATGAACAAAATTCTTCTGGGCAGAATGGGAGAGCCCATAGACGTCGCCCGCGCCGTGCTTTTCCTGTCGTGCGAGGAGTCGTCTTACGTGACTGGCCACGTGCTCAACGTCAACGGCGGCGGGTACATGTGA
- the rnc gene encoding ribonuclease III produces MHKPLEEVLGHHFRNPELLKEALSHKSYASETQSGVCNERLEFLGDSILAAVVAHQLYDDYPLEDEGRLSKKKSQLVSRPSLAHWAADLNLGAYLYLGIGEESSGGRARQSLLANAIEAIIGALYLDGGYQAVARFIRQWCAGRHAHLKETDYKSRLQEVLQKKHKVPPSYEMIHAVGPDHDKTFQIVVHMGKRILGRGSGKSKKDAEQSAACNALEQMHLGEN; encoded by the coding sequence GTGCACAAGCCTCTAGAGGAGGTCCTAGGCCATCATTTCAGGAATCCGGAATTGCTCAAGGAAGCCCTGTCCCATAAATCCTACGCTTCCGAGACCCAGTCCGGAGTCTGCAATGAGCGCCTCGAGTTCTTGGGAGACAGCATTCTGGCGGCCGTCGTGGCTCATCAGCTTTACGATGACTATCCGCTGGAGGATGAGGGCCGACTTTCCAAGAAAAAGTCGCAGCTGGTCTCCCGGCCAAGCCTGGCCCATTGGGCCGCGGACCTCAACCTCGGAGCCTACCTCTATTTAGGGATAGGGGAGGAAAGCTCCGGAGGCAGGGCCAGGCAGAGCCTCCTGGCCAACGCCATCGAGGCCATCATCGGGGCGCTTTATCTGGACGGAGGCTACCAGGCCGTGGCCCGCTTCATACGCCAGTGGTGCGCTGGGCGGCATGCCCACCTCAAGGAAACAGACTACAAAAGCCGCCTGCAGGAAGTCCTCCAGAAGAAGCATAAGGTGCCGCCTTCGTACGAGATGATCCATGCCGTCGGCCCGGATCACGACAAGACGTTCCAGATCGTGGTCCACATGGGCAAGAGAATATTGGGAAGAGGCTCGGGGAAAAGCAAGAAGGACGCGGAGCAGTCTGCCGCGTGCAACGCTTTGGAACAGATGCATTTGGGGGAGAATTAA
- the acpP gene encoding acyl carrier protein, protein MADTNVADRVKQIIVEQLGVDAAEVTPQAHFVNDLGADSLDTVELVMALEEEFDTEIPDEQAEKIQTVGQAIDYIQAHAKK, encoded by the coding sequence ATGGCGGACACCAACGTCGCAGATCGGGTAAAGCAAATCATCGTGGAGCAGCTGGGTGTGGACGCTGCCGAAGTGACTCCCCAAGCCCATTTCGTCAACGACCTGGGGGCCGACTCCCTCGACACCGTGGAGCTCGTGATGGCTCTCGAGGAGGAGTTCGACACCGAAATCCCCGATGAGCAGGCCGAAAAAATCCAGACCGTGGGCCAGGCCATCGATTACATCCAGGCGCACGCAAAAAAATAG
- the rpmF gene encoding 50S ribosomal protein L32 — MPNPKRKHTRSRRDSRRSQNWKLERPALAPCSNPACGKLRRPHTVCPHCGSYGGQIAVAPKQKKSKGQDSSGDQK; from the coding sequence ATGCCCAATCCAAAAAGGAAGCACACGCGTTCCCGCCGTGACAGCCGCCGCTCGCAGAACTGGAAGCTGGAGCGCCCCGCGCTCGCACCCTGCTCCAACCCGGCCTGCGGGAAGCTGAGGAGGCCTCATACGGTCTGCCCTCACTGCGGCAGCTACGGCGGGCAGATAGCCGTGGCCCCCAAGCAGAAAAAGTCCAAGGGCCAAGACTCTTCGGGAGATCAGAAGTAG
- a CDS encoding acyl-CoA dehydrogenase family protein — protein MDYDLTESQRDIIGLAYQIAQQKVKPVREHYDATEEEFPWPVVEEIRKADLFGVYLPEAYGGLGGGTLELVLVTEQLSRACAGIALAVAASGLCAIPILLFGNPGQRKKWLTDIASGKRLGAFTITEPSAGSDATATKCTARLDGSHYVLNGIKNFCSSGHAAEIYTLFASTNPARGARGISAFVVEKGTPGFTFGKKETKMGIRASPTYELVFNNCRIPKENLLYREGYGLFVAQNTFDMSRPGVASQALGLAQGALDETLAYIRVRKQFGQTIASFQAIQHMLADCATSIEASRALLYSTARAMDKALKPAIVKALEGGTIVFDEMNALEVKRWTKESAMCKVLCSDTAMKVTTDCVQMCGGIGYMRDFPVEKFMRDAKITQIYEGTNQIQRNEIAMMIIKEAASKAREAVAA, from the coding sequence ATGGACTACGACTTGACGGAATCGCAAAGAGATATCATCGGCCTGGCCTATCAAATCGCCCAGCAGAAGGTAAAGCCCGTCCGCGAGCATTACGACGCCACCGAGGAGGAGTTCCCCTGGCCAGTGGTCGAGGAAATCCGCAAGGCCGACCTTTTCGGGGTGTACCTCCCCGAGGCCTACGGGGGGCTGGGAGGGGGGACCTTGGAGCTCGTCTTGGTGACCGAGCAGCTCTCACGCGCCTGCGCGGGGATCGCGCTGGCCGTGGCCGCCTCGGGACTATGCGCCATCCCGATCCTTTTGTTCGGCAATCCTGGTCAGAGGAAGAAATGGCTCACCGACATCGCCTCCGGCAAAAGACTCGGGGCCTTCACCATCACCGAGCCCTCTGCCGGGTCAGACGCCACGGCCACCAAATGCACGGCACGCCTCGATGGAAGCCACTACGTCCTCAACGGCATCAAGAACTTCTGCTCCAGCGGCCACGCCGCCGAAATCTACACTTTGTTCGCCTCGACCAACCCCGCCCGGGGGGCCAGGGGCATTTCCGCCTTCGTGGTCGAGAAAGGAACCCCCGGGTTCACCTTCGGCAAGAAGGAGACCAAGATGGGCATCCGCGCCTCACCGACCTATGAGCTCGTCTTCAACAACTGCCGGATCCCCAAGGAGAACCTCCTTTATAGGGAAGGCTACGGGCTCTTCGTCGCTCAGAACACCTTCGACATGTCCCGCCCGGGGGTCGCCTCCCAGGCCTTGGGCTTGGCCCAAGGGGCCCTGGACGAGACCTTGGCCTACATCCGTGTGCGCAAGCAATTCGGACAGACCATCGCGAGCTTCCAGGCCATACAGCACATGCTGGCCGATTGCGCGACCTCGATCGAAGCCTCCCGGGCCCTTCTCTACAGCACGGCCCGCGCCATGGATAAAGCCTTGAAGCCCGCCATCGTGAAGGCCCTGGAGGGGGGAACCATCGTGTTCGACGAGATGAACGCCTTGGAGGTCAAGCGCTGGACCAAGGAGTCCGCCATGTGCAAGGTGCTCTGCTCCGACACCGCCATGAAGGTTACGACCGACTGCGTCCAAATGTGCGGCGGCATCGGCTACATGAGGGACTTCCCCGTTGAGAAATTCATGCGCGACGCCAAGATCACTCAGATCTACGAGGGCACCAACCAAATCCAGAGAAATGAGATCGCCATGATGATAATCAAGGAAGCCGCGTCCAAGGCGCGGGAGGCCGTGGCCGCTTGA
- a CDS encoding HEAT repeat domain-containing protein has product MSMEFLRCSRYHSGGSGPNLKATLLGKTPRYAPDRSFDTLHVRLELEIDFAARSAAGLCATRVKAYRDGVRSLEFDAVDLSVSSAAVDGRPVKIRREKEKLVLPLPRPLSAGQEAEAVVRYRVVRPKAGLHFVYPGPHNPKNPVQVWSQSQPEDARYWFPCHDSPHEKATSELKITVPEGFRAVSNGTLAETVTRGKKISYHWKMLQPHSLYLISLAAGKFAEIEERWEDIPVTYYCEKGRERDARRGLGKTPKAMEFFSKMTGIRYPYEKYAQVAVAEYPGGMEHTTATTQTDAVLVDEVAALDNDMDTLMAHELAHQWFGDLVTCRDWSHAWLNEGFATYFEVLFQEHDKGRDMADYELHQNKRIYFDEDARRYRRPIVCSTFKYPWILFDRHTYEKGSWILHMLRHELGDDLWWKAVNHYLTCFRDRSVETSDLIQAVEEISGRNLRSFFDQWVFKSGYPRFRVQYTWDPGSKKGGLWILQTQPVSEESPLFKVPVDIRFTGRGWVKTFTEVVSDKEHHFQYRLPAPPVNAEFDPEHRILKKLDFQKPQAHWRHQLLEAPRAQSRLEAARDVARWRGEGSVSLLEKAARRESFWGAGTEMIRALGSIESEKAFAALKGLLKLEHPKMRRAAVDALGAYKRPENAKIFLSLSSADASLHVRSAACRALGALQDKRFSGTLKRNLGKDSYRGILSSGALQGLALTRAPGLLQTLHKACLPPRSYWGRLSAMRALSEYAPMAAEVVPWLCEMSSDPDERINLAAIHLLGELEDFRALDTLAKALKSPNSRVRVYAEEAIAHIRAGIEPPGNK; this is encoded by the coding sequence TTGAGCATGGAATTCCTGCGCTGCTCCCGCTACCATTCCGGAGGGAGCGGGCCGAATCTGAAGGCGACCTTGCTGGGCAAGACCCCCCGCTACGCGCCAGACAGATCTTTCGACACTCTCCACGTGCGCCTGGAGCTCGAAATAGACTTCGCCGCGCGCTCGGCGGCCGGGCTGTGCGCGACTCGGGTCAAAGCCTACAGGGACGGAGTCCGCTCCCTGGAATTCGACGCGGTGGACCTCTCCGTCTCCTCGGCCGCAGTGGACGGCAGGCCCGTGAAAATCCGCCGGGAGAAGGAAAAGCTCGTCCTGCCCCTCCCGCGCCCCTTGAGCGCGGGCCAGGAGGCAGAGGCCGTGGTCCGCTACCGGGTCGTCCGTCCCAAGGCCGGGCTCCACTTCGTCTATCCCGGCCCGCACAACCCTAAGAACCCCGTCCAAGTCTGGAGCCAGAGCCAGCCAGAGGACGCCCGGTATTGGTTCCCCTGCCACGACAGCCCTCACGAGAAGGCCACCTCCGAGCTCAAGATCACGGTGCCGGAGGGCTTCCGCGCCGTCTCGAACGGAACCTTGGCCGAAACCGTGACGCGGGGAAAAAAAATCAGCTACCACTGGAAAATGCTCCAGCCGCACTCCCTCTACCTCATAAGTCTCGCGGCCGGAAAATTCGCCGAGATAGAGGAGCGCTGGGAGGACATCCCCGTCACCTATTACTGCGAGAAGGGCCGGGAACGGGATGCCCGGCGGGGCCTGGGGAAAACCCCCAAGGCCATGGAGTTTTTCTCGAAGATGACGGGAATCCGTTACCCCTACGAGAAATACGCCCAAGTGGCGGTCGCCGAGTACCCCGGGGGCATGGAGCACACCACCGCCACCACCCAGACCGACGCGGTGCTTGTCGATGAGGTCGCCGCCCTCGACAACGACATGGACACCTTGATGGCCCATGAGCTCGCGCACCAGTGGTTCGGGGACCTGGTCACATGCAGGGATTGGTCCCACGCATGGCTCAACGAGGGATTTGCCACCTACTTCGAGGTGCTCTTCCAGGAGCACGACAAGGGCCGGGACATGGCGGACTACGAACTCCATCAGAACAAGCGGATTTACTTCGACGAGGACGCCCGGCGCTACCGCCGCCCCATCGTCTGCTCCACCTTCAAGTACCCCTGGATCCTATTCGATCGCCACACCTACGAGAAAGGCTCCTGGATCCTGCACATGCTCCGCCACGAGTTGGGCGACGACCTATGGTGGAAGGCCGTCAACCATTACCTCACGTGCTTCCGCGACCGGAGCGTGGAGACGAGCGACCTCATCCAAGCCGTGGAGGAAATTTCCGGCAGGAATTTGCGCTCCTTTTTCGACCAATGGGTGTTCAAAAGCGGCTACCCGCGTTTTCGCGTCCAATACACATGGGATCCTGGTTCCAAGAAGGGGGGCCTCTGGATACTGCAGACCCAGCCCGTCTCGGAAGAATCTCCGCTGTTCAAGGTTCCAGTCGATATCCGATTCACGGGGCGGGGCTGGGTGAAGACCTTCACGGAAGTCGTCTCAGATAAGGAGCATCACTTCCAATACCGACTGCCCGCACCGCCCGTCAACGCGGAGTTCGACCCCGAGCACAGGATCCTCAAGAAGCTGGACTTCCAGAAACCCCAGGCGCACTGGCGCCACCAACTCCTGGAAGCGCCTCGAGCCCAGAGCCGGCTCGAGGCCGCCCGGGACGTGGCGCGTTGGCGGGGCGAGGGCTCCGTGAGCCTCCTTGAAAAGGCGGCGCGCCGGGAATCCTTCTGGGGAGCCGGCACTGAGATGATCCGGGCCTTGGGCTCGATCGAAAGCGAGAAGGCATTCGCGGCCCTCAAGGGCCTGCTAAAGCTCGAGCATCCGAAAATGCGGCGCGCGGCGGTAGATGCCTTGGGAGCCTACAAGAGGCCGGAGAACGCCAAAATATTCCTCTCCCTATCGAGTGCGGACGCCAGTCTTCATGTGCGCTCCGCCGCCTGCCGGGCCCTGGGGGCCCTGCAGGACAAGCGTTTCTCGGGGACACTCAAGAGGAATCTGGGCAAGGACAGCTACCGCGGGATCCTGTCCTCGGGAGCGCTTCAGGGCCTGGCACTCACCAGAGCCCCCGGACTTCTACAAACACTCCACAAGGCCTGCCTGCCTCCAAGAAGCTATTGGGGCCGGCTCTCGGCCATGCGCGCCCTTTCCGAGTACGCCCCCATGGCCGCGGAGGTCGTGCCCTGGCTCTGCGAGATGAGCTCGGACCCCGATGAGCGCATTAATCTCGCCGCCATCCACCTTCTAGGGGAACTCGAGGACTTCAGGGCCTTGGACACGCTCGCCAAGGCCCTCAAAAGCCCCAACAGCCGGGTCCGGGTCTACGCCGAGGAGGCAATCGCCCATATCCGGGCGGGAATCGAGCCGCCGGGCAATAAGTGA
- a CDS encoding response regulator transcription factor — translation MAKRKISVVIADDQTLFREGIKDLLENEKALEVVGEAADGQEAIKVVKKLRPNVILLDIKLPHMDGIEATRMIHRECPNTNVLILSSYEDESHVMEAIQAGANGYLSKMLPASELVNALKAFANEGVMIPQPVMSKLIDGLRQMGSASAEASLVALTKTEIKVLALLGKGQSNKEIAAKLDCSVKTVKNHLNSMFQKLGVSNRTEAVVKGIDLGLISAEKAD, via the coding sequence ATGGCAAAAAGAAAGATCAGTGTCGTCATCGCCGATGACCAGACCCTCTTTCGAGAGGGGATCAAGGATCTTCTCGAGAACGAGAAAGCGCTTGAGGTGGTCGGAGAGGCTGCGGACGGGCAGGAGGCGATCAAGGTGGTCAAGAAGCTGCGGCCAAACGTCATCCTGCTGGACATCAAGCTGCCCCACATGGACGGGATCGAGGCGACGCGCATGATTCACCGGGAATGCCCCAACACCAACGTGCTGATCTTATCCTCCTATGAGGATGAGTCCCACGTGATGGAGGCGATACAGGCCGGAGCCAACGGCTACCTGTCCAAGATGCTGCCGGCCTCTGAGCTTGTCAACGCGCTCAAGGCTTTCGCCAACGAGGGCGTCATGATCCCCCAGCCGGTGATGAGCAAGCTCATAGATGGCCTGCGCCAGATGGGCAGCGCCTCGGCCGAGGCCTCGCTCGTGGCCCTGACCAAGACGGAGATCAAGGTCCTGGCCCTCCTGGGGAAAGGCCAGTCCAACAAGGAGATAGCGGCCAAGCTCGACTGCAGCGTCAAGACCGTCAAGAACCACCTGAACAGCATGTTCCAGAAGCTGGGCGTGTCCAATCGCACCGAGGCCGTGGTCAAGGGAATAGACCTGGGCCTCATCTCGGCCGAAAAAGCCGACTAG
- a CDS encoding DUF177 domain-containing protein, with translation MDISRYDIRSLTPQGRWELKTDLEPEMFQDVLEGQAKLDAPLHVDLAFHVKGEVLLYRGFVAGRWELECCRCLAWQTFPYTAKIEGSCPASETILDAAEDVRQALVLALPLKSCCRPDCRGLCLRCGANNNATPCGCPLP, from the coding sequence ATGGATATCTCTAGATACGACATCAGGAGTCTCACGCCCCAGGGGCGCTGGGAGTTGAAGACGGACCTGGAGCCTGAAATGTTCCAGGACGTCCTGGAGGGCCAGGCAAAGCTCGATGCTCCCCTTCACGTCGACCTCGCCTTTCACGTGAAAGGCGAGGTATTGCTCTACCGCGGTTTCGTTGCAGGCCGGTGGGAGTTGGAGTGCTGCCGATGCCTGGCTTGGCAGACTTTCCCTTATACCGCGAAAATAGAGGGCTCCTGCCCGGCCTCGGAGACCATCCTGGACGCGGCCGAGGATGTGCGCCAGGCTTTGGTCTTGGCCCTGCCCCTGAAGTCCTGCTGCAGACCCGACTGCCGCGGACTCTGCCTCAGATGCGGGGCCAATAATAACGCAACCCCTTGCGGTTGCCCTCTCCCATAA
- a CDS encoding glycosyltransferase family 2 protein: MPETVALSVLVPVYNEGENIPGVGEELSQALAELQLEHEVLFIDDGSTDDTYSQIKNLLARHPRFKAVKLGRNAGQTAALSAGIKYSRGRLIACLDGDGQNDPRELKKMLAKLEEGFDVVSGWRKDRKDPWLSRRLPSQVANGFISMVTGIHLHDYGCTLKLYRAEYLKPLRLYGEMHRFVPAFTGFLGARIAEIPVNHRPRLKGSSKYGISRTFKVLLDLLTVKFMDVYMAKPIYLFGGGGLLMGLLGSALAGVTLYNKFFRGIYVKDQPLFQISIFFALIGIQLILLGLLAEILVRVYFDIKDKPAYFVRETLGFSRDGYL, encoded by the coding sequence GTGCCAGAAACGGTCGCGCTGAGCGTACTGGTCCCCGTCTATAACGAGGGGGAAAACATTCCCGGAGTGGGGGAAGAGCTCTCCCAGGCTCTCGCGGAATTACAGCTCGAGCACGAGGTGCTCTTCATCGACGACGGCTCGACCGATGACACCTACTCCCAGATCAAGAATCTCCTGGCGCGCCACCCCCGCTTCAAGGCCGTGAAACTGGGCCGCAACGCGGGCCAGACCGCGGCACTCTCCGCCGGAATCAAATACAGCCGGGGCAGGCTCATCGCCTGCCTCGACGGCGACGGGCAGAACGACCCGCGCGAGCTCAAGAAAATGCTCGCCAAGCTCGAGGAAGGCTTCGACGTGGTGAGCGGCTGGCGCAAGGACCGCAAGGACCCCTGGCTGTCCCGACGCCTGCCCTCCCAAGTCGCCAACGGCTTTATCTCCATGGTGACGGGAATTCATCTCCACGACTACGGCTGCACCCTCAAGCTCTACCGGGCCGAGTACTTGAAGCCCCTGCGCCTCTACGGCGAGATGCACCGCTTCGTGCCGGCCTTCACCGGCTTCTTGGGCGCGCGGATCGCAGAGATCCCGGTCAACCACAGGCCGCGTCTCAAGGGCTCCTCAAAATATGGGATTTCCCGAACGTTCAAGGTGCTCCTCGACCTGCTCACCGTTAAGTTCATGGACGTCTACATGGCCAAGCCCATCTACCTTTTCGGAGGGGGAGGCCTGCTCATGGGATTGCTGGGCTCGGCCCTGGCCGGGGTCACTCTGTACAACAAGTTTTTTAGGGGCATCTACGTGAAAGATCAGCCCCTCTTCCAGATCTCGATCTTCTTCGCCCTCATCGGCATACAGCTGATCCTCTTGGGGCTTTTGGCCGAGATCCTGGTGCGGGTTTACTTCGACATCAAGGACAAACCCGCCTACTTCGTGAGGGAAACCTTGGGTTTCAGCCGCGATGGATATCTCTAG